The genomic interval AATGCCCATTCTTTGAAGTAGTACTTTATTTTCGTGTTGGAACAATCCTAACAATCAGGACCCTTTTTCCTTACCAACTTCTTgccgttcttttttttaacagagcTATCAATTGCTCTGCGAGCGACATCCTTCATTCCGTGAAAGATCAGAAAATGTTGACCTTGTTGTTGAGATCTCTCTACAACCATGGAAGGTTTTCAAGCCCGATGGAGTAAGCTGCAGATTTTGGCCCTTTCTGTATGTTGTTTGTAATTCCTCTTTTGTGGCTATCTAAGAAGCttttgcatgaaaaaaatgagaaaagaagCTTACGTGGATTTGAGATGTTTGCCTATAATATCTAATGCTCTGTTATTGATGCTATCTCCTCTGATGCTGTtgtttttaatttgattttgccAGGTTATCCTGTTCTCAGATATCCTTACACCGCTTCCTGGGATGAACATACCTTTTGACATTGTGAAAGGAAAAGGTCCAGTGATATTTGATCCCTTGAGAACAGCAGCTGCTGTGAATGAGGTCAGAGAATTTGTTCCAGAGGAGTGGGTCCCATATGTTGGGCAGGCTTTAAACATTTTGCGGGAAGAGGTTAGTATTGACTTTCAGAATCCAACTTCGGAGATTGGAAATAGATGGCCTATTGGAGAGCATTACATCATAAAAAGTAGCTGATCATTTATTTTCACTTCCTTTGTCAGCCTACAATCTTTGAACTGTTACACTCTAATTGATCAATTACCTTATAATGCTGATTTTTTGTGCTGTTTTCTCAAAATGGCATTACTTGGAGTTTGTCAAGTCAATATTTTAGATTAATTAAAAGTGGAAATGTAATCACTAAAACTTGGAAGCTCATTTCCATTCTTTTGGATTGGCTTCATGGCTCCACTGTTACTTGGAATTTGGCATTTTATTGAAAAACTATAAATTATTCTGATCCTTGTTTAGCATCAAACAATTAGTCCATTAATGACTTTTAGATTCAGGGCTGATATATTCTGGAGATTGGAGAGTGCAGATCGTCTTACATAGAGTTAGAGGATATAGCACAGATGAAATTCCATGCCTCTATGGCAATAGTGTTCTTCCATATTTGTTTTATGAGATATGAACTACAATTTGGGGAGGTTGTGCTGGAGAGGGATGACATCAGCAGTTGACGTTGCAATGCTTTTTCAAAACACTCCCATTGTACTACTGTTGGATTTGGTGGCCCGTGTATGCAAAGTGAACAGTTGCTTGCGAGCACAATTGTATACTAAGTTATTTAGTTAAACTTGCAGAATTCCGCAAATATATAGTTAACTAGAATCTATGATcattttttgtgctttgttttgTGTACTAATTATTTCATTGGAGTGACACCCACTGTTTCCTTCCTCAGGTTAACAATGAAGCTGCCGTGTTGGGCTTTGTTGGAGCTCCCTTTACATTGGCATCCTATTGTGTGGAAGGAGGTTCAtcaaagaacttttcaaagatTAAGAAAATGGCCTTCTCAGAACCAGAGGTATTGACACAATCCTGTTGCTGATAAAAAGAGTACATGAGTTCTCTTCCATTATAGACAACTGCCAGTTGCTTCTTTTATAAAATGGCGCTGATTGTGAGCACATAGAATACTGAATATTAATCAACcttccctgaaaaaaaaaaaggttatgcAGCCTGCTGACAGTCCTAGGTAATTAGCAtggattttaaaatattatactTGACTTTGTCTGATAAAGTATTGCAAATGATGAAATGGcgttattatattttgttaaCGTGATGCATATGAGGTTCACTATCATTGTTGGCTTGCTTATTGTTTGGTATGAACGAAATTTTGGGAGTCATATTTAGATTAATTTCCCTTCATTTATCTGTTCATGTGGGCAAATTTGACCTTAATATCTATATTCTTGTAGATTCTGCATAATTTGCTACAGAAATTTACTACGTCCATGGCTAACTACATTAAATACCAAGCTGACAACGGAGCACAAGCTGTCCAAATTTTTGACTCATGGGCTACAGAACTCAGCCCAGTTGATTTTGAGGAGTTTAGCTTGCCTTATCTGAAGCAGATTGTGGATAGTGTCAAAGAAACACATCCTGAATTGCCTCTGATACTATATGCAAGTGGATCTGGTGGACTGCTGGAGAGGCTTCCACTGACAGGTGTTGATGTTGTTAGCTTGGACTGGACGGTTGATATGGCTGAGGGGAGGAAAAGATTGGGATCTAACATAGCGGTTCAAGGGAATGTTGACCCTGGCGTTCTTTTTGGGTCAAAAGAGTTCATAAGCAAGCGGATTTTTGACACTGTGCAGAAAGCTGGTAATAGTGGGCATGTATTGAACCTTGGTCATGGCATTAAGGTAGGCACTCCTGAGGAAAATGTTGCCCATTTCTTTGAGGTTGCAAAAGGGATCAGATACTGAAATACCTAGGCTATTCGATGCATTCCTTTCTCCCTAGTCCCCACCGGCAGAAGTTGTAGACTCTGCTGCTTGAGGATAGATGCAGGAAGCCATGTCTAGCGTAGAATACCTGAAGAGCACATCTTTTGCGATTTCTGTGTTTTGCgatcaaatttttattttattgttagtCTTGTAAGGTTATCACTTGAGGTGTAAGAAAGTTCCTACTTGTTTATAGCAAGTATATATTCTAATCAAATCTGTAACCCCGAGATTATCAATTTGTATCGGTAAGAAATAAATattgtatttgaaaatgttttttttcctaaaaaagaaGCAGGATGTA from Oryza glaberrima chromosome 3, OglaRS2, whole genome shotgun sequence carries:
- the LOC127766564 gene encoding uroporphyrinogen decarboxylase 2, chloroplastic; the protein is MATACPPLSLQPAYLSGRSARARRPPPAVRCSAVGEVMAETAAVGTAEEPLLVSAIKGRKVERPPVWLMRQAGRYMKSYQLLCERHPSFRERSENVDLVVEISLQPWKVFKPDGVILFSDILTPLPGMNIPFDIVKGKGPVIFDPLRTAAAVNEVREFVPEEWVPYVGQALNILREEVNNEAAVLGFVGAPFTLASYCVEGGSSKNFSKIKKMAFSEPEILHNLLQKFTTSMANYIKYQADNGAQAVQIFDSWATELSPVDFEEFSLPYLKQIVDSVKETHPELPLILYASGSGGLLERLPLTGVDVVSLDWTVDMAEGRKRLGSNIAVQGNVDPGVLFGSKEFISKRIFDTVQKAGNSGHVLNLGHGIKVGTPEENVAHFFEVAKGIRY